The genomic stretch taagaatttattttcggtttccagtctagatttaATATATGTCTATGGCGTTGCTTTAGTTTTAGTCATTGACTTCATTGTTCTGTTCACTGATTACTGTTCTCTCTTTCAGTGGATGTGATAATGTTATAGATATTAAACTGTGTCTGAGGCACAGAGACCATGTGGTGTTTGTCATGCCCATATTTCTGCATGATAAATTTCAGGTCAGTTTCATTAGCTTGATTTGAATGCATGTCCTATTTTCTGTTGTCCAAACTGGCAGGGTCTAGCTTTTATTGTATTGTGTTGGTGTAGTCTTTAATCCTTCATCACTATGTAATGTGATTTGGATTTAATTCTAGGATGAATCAATCCATTATTTACAATGACTAAACTTGCAAGCAAGTCTGTCTCTAAAAGATGGAATTAGGGttatgttggtttttttttaagtctgaagattaaggatagGTGTAGAACTTTTATGTAGCTACATGGGCATGGGAGGTATGAGTGGCATAAACTGTTTGGCCAGCTGCTAGGGGGgctcgggtttgaatcctgtctcaaactgagttgtgtttgcttctcgcagataccccctccccccacatgtctacaaaagagattggaccataaggCGCTGACAATGCTTTTAGCATGAAGATAAATAtaccttatcttcttatcttatcttctataatacaaacgttacttcaaaaaagaggatgattacgtcctacatatatactatatatgtatactatagaaaagtctttttaacaaaattattacCTAACTATTGATGCTATATCTGACACGTTTGAAGCTGTTTTATACTTcagtttttattgtttaaacatTTCTTCAAACAATGTAACACACATAATGAGATTCATATGTTAAAGAGTCATTTACATTTCAATTCAATATGCCATTGTTGTTAAAGGTTAAGATAGTTTTTATGATCTGGATGTGACTTGTAGCACATACAACCTGACTATGGACCATAGTATCTGGCTTTAGTCATGCCACCTAGCTGTGATTGTACAAAACTAGTTTCCATCATTCTAACAAACGCATGCTTAAAATTTATAAACTGCTAAATTCAGCTGTGAGATTACAAGCCAATATCACGTGTAAAAGTTTTCAGAGTTTGATGATTCAAAAAAATTTATCatgataaattttatttaatgatgcATCAGTTGCTTTCTTTTAAACAAAGCAAAAACTTAGAACTATATAAATTGCATCATTTGCATgttaaaatattagaaaaatgttcctcatttttttggttaaaatCATATTGATTAGATAACCTTTGTCTAGTACTTAATGACTttataaagtaataaaattaatGCTTTTGAACCTTTTAATGTCCTTACCATTGTCAATTTTGAGATACATTTACGTTGTTGATGCAgctgaagttttatttttatcctTCAGGACTATCTCTACAGTTTTGGTGTCGATGAGGCGAGGGAGTACATGAAAAATTTACTTATAGCGTTGCGGCGGGTTCATCAGTTTAACATCATTCACCGTGACATTAAACCATCCAATTTCCTGTACAACAGACAgcaaaaaaggtaaaaacaaagaattttctatattaaaaaatGATGCCTGTTTTACTTACTGGGTTTATTTATCGCCCCTATTTCATGTTTACAAAAGAAGTATAATATGTTATCACACCTTTTGGGTAATTCATATCAGTTCTAAGCAGCTCCCTTTAGTTGGGCCAGTATCATTGTTACAGTATCAGTCTCTTCTGTGTCTGTTATGGCAAATTGTTTTGCTTCTGCCTTGGTGACTTCGGCCCTGTGTCTGTTATTTCAAACTGTTTTGCTTCTGCCTTGGTGACTTCGGCCCTGTGTCTGTTATTTCAAACTGTTTTGCTTCTGCCTTGGTGACCTCGGCCCTGTGTCTGTTATTTCAAACTGTTTTGCTTCTCCCTTGGTGACCTCGGCCCTGTGTCTGTTATTTCAAACTGTTTTGCTTCTGCCTTGGTGACCTCGGCCCTGTGTCTGTTATTTCAAACTGTTTTGCTTCTGCCTTGGGGACTTCAGCCCTGTGTCTGATATTTCAAACTGTTTTGCTTCTGCCTTGGTGACTTCAGCCCTGTGTCTGATATTTCAAACTGTTTTGCTTCTGCCTTGGTGACTTCAGCCCTGTGTCTGATATTTCAAACTGTTTTGCTTCTGCCTTGGTGACTTCAGCCCTGTGTCTGTTATTTCAAACTGTTTTGCTTCTGCCTTGGTGACTTCAGCCCTGTGTCTGATATGACAAACTGTTTTGCTTCTGCCTTGGTGACTTCAGCCCTGTGTCTGATATTTCAAACTGTTTTGCTTCTGCCTTGGTGACTTCAGCCCTGTGTCTGTTATTTCAAACTGTTTTGCTTCTGCCTTGGTGACTTCAGCCCTGTGTCTGATATGACAAACTGTTTTGCTTCTGCCTTGGTGACTTCACCCCTGTGTCTGATATTTCAAACTGTTTTGCTTCTGCCTTGGTGACTTCAGCCCTGTGTCTGTTATTTCAAACTGTTTTGCTTCTGCCTTGGTGACTTCAGCCCTGTGTCTGATATGACAAACTGTTTTGCTTCTGCCTTGGTGACTTCAGCCCTGTGTCTGATATTTCAAACTGTTTTGCTTCTGCCTTGGTGACTTCAGCCCTGTGTCTGTTATTTCAAACTGTTTTGCTTCTGCCTTGGTGACTTCAGCCCTGTGTCTGTTATTTCAAATTGTTTTGCTTCTGCCTTGGTGACTTCAGCCCTGTGTCTGATATTTCAAACTGTTTTGCTTCTGCCTTGGTGACTTCAGCCCTGTGTCTGTTATTTCAAACTGTTTTGCTTCTGCCTTGGTGACTTCAGCCCTGTGTCTGGATATGCACATAATAGCCTGTAATCTATTCCTGGTGTAAATGTGCTGTAGTTTCGTAAAGAAGACACTTAGAGACTAGACTTGTTAATAaaagaactttcaaacttttAATTAGTTGCAAcagaaaatgtaacaaaatgaaattgaagGTCAACCTATTCAAACTATTTACAAAAGTGTAGTTTGGAAAGAAATTGTTGCATTGAGAAAGCCAGATCCACAAATTCACAAATTCAAATTTCTTTCTTTGCTATATATCGCAAACTAGAAGTCCTGTGTATTCAGATGCTACATGAATAGAGTCATACTTTCTAATCTGCTAAGTTTTAGTCATTGGAGTATCTGGCTTGGCACTCTGTTCATCAGCTGTGTATTTTGTGTTTGACATGACACAGGCTTTGTCATATTGTTGGATAGTTTTTTCACAAGTTTTTATCCAAAAGTTGGAACTTATTCTGGACTAATGGCACAAGAGTTTGGCCTGGCTCATTGGGGCCTTTAAATGCTTCGGGCTTTCATCTTATCTTGTTTCCTGAGTTATCCAGAGGGAGGGTGGATTATTTTCAGACCTTAAGTTACTTCTCACCAATTCTCAGAGGAATAGAGGAGAACAAAAATCGTTTATATTTTAGAAAGAAGAAACGTTGTGACTTCTTTCCTTTATGTTGTTTGTAGATATGCCCTAGTGGACTTTGGCTTGGCCTCTGGCCCAATGTTGATAGACAGGGATGCCGACAAACTCCGCAAGACGCTACCTACCGCTGGAGCCCCACCATCAGACTCGACCATCCGAGTGGCTCTCTCGCCATCAAAGTTCGATCCGTCTTGCAGTCGTGCCAATGTGTACAAGTGTAAGAAACCCAGCACAGCTGTAAAGGTACTTAACTCTGTAAAATTTTATGACACACTGTAGTTACCTTGTAAAACACTAAGAAAACATGCCTCTATCATGGAGGCTTTATGACACAGGAATGAAAAATAGTTCATAATAACATATTAGTTACACAAGACACCAATTCAGTTTGACACACCAGTACAGATCAAGTCACAACAAGAAACAAATACACAGTACACATTTTTTCTATAGAGATTTTATAAGGTCAAGGCAGTCACTTCCTTTGATGGATACTTAATGGGAAAAGGCTTATAGTCAGTTAGTTCCGACGTGTCCAAAATCCAAATCCGGGTCTTTTAAGATAGAAGATAAAGTGAAAaactcaatttaaaaacaaggaAATCATGACATATGAAACAATTATTGTTCCCTTGTAGacaatggttttttttttaggtataaTTAGAAACTGTATGGGACATGaaagtcattttgtttttaagtttattaAAGTTGTCCAAACATTAGAGTAGCATTTAAGTTTCAATCATTGATTTGTAAACATTCCAAAACTTCATCCCTAAAAAACTGATGCATCAAATTTTGAAGTCCCACCAATGGGGGCGGATAACATATAAAAGAACAGACTTCGCTGGGCTGGTCATCTTGAaagaacagaggagcaaaaaTTGTTTACCGGCAAAAAACCAAAAGGCAAGCGATCCTGAATATGATAGAatgatgatgtagaggcagatctacaacaactTTGAGTTCAGGCATGGAGGTGAAAAGGTCTAAGAAAAATCTGAATGGAGTGATGTGCTGAAGCAGCCCAGAGCGCTCCAAGgtctgtagcaccactggggtGGATGGAGGGATGTGCTGAAGCAGCCCAGAGCTCTCCAAGgtctgtagcaccactggggtGGATGGAGGGATGTGCTGAAGCAGCCCAGAGCTCTCCAAGgtctgtagcaccactggggtGGATGGAGTGATGTGCTGAAGCAGCCCAGAGCTCTCTAAGgtctgtagcaccactggggtGGATGGAGGGATGTGCTGAAGCAGCCCAGAGCTCTCCAAGgtctgtagcaccactggggtGGATGGAGGGATGTGCTGAAGCAGCCCAGAGCTCTCCAAGgtctgtagcaccactggggtGGATGGAGTGATGTGCTGAAGCAGCCCAGAGCTCTCCAAGGTCTGTAGCACCTCTGGGGTGGATGGAGTGATCtttaaaatactaaatattTCTGCAGTGAtaattttctatttataaatgagAAGACCAAGATGGCACCCCCCACATACTCTTGATTTATATGGTAACCTACGTGCATTAAACATAGCTGCAGGATTTTTGTCCAGGGCTTTAGAAGAAAGTATGAGAGTCTCTCACACACGTGAAGTTTGATGGTGATCATTAGAAACAGAgcatagtaaaaatttaaagaacATTCTCTTTTTACCATCAGAAGATGACACaagtaaacaatttttaaaaaatcagacaaAAAACTGATTTTCTTGACTACTAAATacctaaataaaacaagaacTTCTTCATATTTCTTTGTGACATGTTGGACTGCACTATTTGAATGCATGTACATtgcatttcatgtttgtgtACAGTTAAATGCTACTTATTCTGGAATCATAATATAATTGGCAAATTGCTAAACAATTTTCTTCAggaaaaatttattattaaaaggaTTCATTATATTTTGTCTAGAATCAACTGATGAAGAAGAAAGATCATCCATCTTTTGACTCCAGTCACATTTGTGATTGTTTCGGAAAAGCTCAAGTGTGTTCTGTCTGTGTGGCCAGGTAACAAACTCTGTTGTGCTGTGTCTGTAGACTGTGGTCTGTGTGGCCAGGTAAAAAACTATGTTGTCTGTGTCTGTAGACTGTGGTCTGTGTGGCCAGGTAACAAACTCTGTTGTGTTTTGTGTCTGTTGATTGTGGTCTGTGTGGCCAGGTACCTGAccatagttggggaaaagtaaagacagttggtcattgtactggccacatgacactctctttAACTATGGcccacagaaacagagagacctttacatcatctgccccatagatcgcaaggtctgaaagagaataCTACGTCCTTTTGCATCACTCCTTTGGATGCTCTTTCATTTtggctgtattttttttttaaattaaggatTTCCATGCATGTTATTCTGGCCATTTTGTTATTAAACATTGCTTTATTATGTCGGACTACAGAAAATCTGCTACCGAGGGCAGACGTagacggtgaaaagaaaattttaaccGACCACGggcgaacaatggttatgcttgcgtttgaagtgacaaaatatgtaggtggAAGCTGTGGCTGCATatccacaggaaatactgcagtTCTCATTATTTTTCTgccttgaagacaagccttattgttgttattattatttttattattattatgtctgaATGTATAGTATGATAATATGAACTGCGAAATGATTTTCTCCTGAGGGTTGTCAAAATGGTTTTTCAACTTTGCGCTAATCCTTGTCCTAAAGTGTTTCACATATCTATAGCCagctttatttaataattaaagacAAACTGCAAAGTAATATGTCATGGAGTAAAAATGTATACAGctttttcaaatgtattttttggTTATTTTCCAGACCAAATCAAGTTGCGGCCAGAGCAGGCACTGCTGGCTTTCGTTCTCCTGAAGTTTTGATGAAGTACACAGAACAAGGAACAGGTAGACAAGTTTTTTTGTATCTTCATTTCATGAAAttaattttcttgttatttGTGATGATTGTTCCCATACTGACTGTTGTGAACTCCTGATTGAGCTTTGACGTGGACACATAAATGTATGTCTTTCAACAATTTCAAAGAAACGTTAGGGATTAATTAAGAACAGatgtatatttaataaaagCGATCAGAATAAACTGTAACATCATATGTTGAACTATAAAATATACAACAAACTATCATAAACAGCTATACAGTATTTCTACTATTAGTCTAAAAACTCAGGCCTCTGACAGCAATAACAGTGTCTCAAGAGTTGTAACAAATAATCCTAGAATTGGTTATATCTTACAACCAAGATTCAATCAAGTACTACCTACTATactatttacaaatacaattatCACACTGACACCAAACCCCAGAGCCTTGTAGCTGTTCTTTTGATGCAATAAGAGTTACCTCTAAAATTTTGACAGAGTATTccataatgtttattttaattaagattTAGTCAATTTTAGAGACAATTTTGACATGACTGTTGTTTCTAAAAATGATTGGCATTgcaaaatcatttttgtttcacTATTTTATATAgccataaaacaaaaatgaatttcaACAATCATTTTATTTGACGAATGAATATAATTTAGATGCTCttaaaacaaagtaaacaaaaacagAACTTTTGTTGCTGCTGCTAATCAGATTTCCAGCATATGTAGGCATtcattatatacatattttatataaacattgtcttcaagtctgaagattaaggatgtaTTCATTATTTCACATAACTAagcaaacccagttgtgacctgtaTATGTTGCCTTATGCAGACAAAACTGTTGTCCAGGGtggtctatataaattatttatattgattTACATATTAATCTTCTATTTATTGTATTGATcatgtttaatattaaaatgttctCTAATGGACACTCCAATGTTCTACTCCTCAGCTGTAGATATCTGGTCAGCTGGAGTTATTTTCCTTTCCATCCTCTCTGCTCGCTACCCATTCTTCCGTGCTGAAGACGATATCGGGTACCTGGCTCAGATCATCTCCGTCCTCGGTTCAGAGCCCTGCGTCCAGGCAGCATCTAGTATAGGTCAGGCTTTGTTTAGTAGTGAATCTTTAATTATTAAGTTACTTTCAGGTTTGTTATCAATGtgtgtaatgttgaagaatgctgggttcgtgcgtCCTGGAGTTACAGCCATCTTTAGCAGACAAATATgatgtttaattaaataataacgaTATACTGCTTTCATAGTAGTTACACAAGGATAATCCAATGTACATCCGCATCTCAGGGGTTACAGAATACTATATTATAGGTCCTCTAGAATACCGATaacgtccgcatcacagcgggtaacaataaacttcaataacatgtATTCAGCTCTTAGTACAGAAAGCAACTACTAAAAATATGTGTACTGTCTCTACTGACTTCAAGTGACTACTCTACTCAACTGACCTAAAGTTACTACTAACTTAAGTCcatttagtcattcttacttcctctgtctatgtcagaggtttcttgtGCTTTTCACCCTCTAGACCCGAGGTAAACATGTAACAGGCAATGTCAAGCGAGACTGTGACAGTATTTCAACAATAAACTTTGATATCAAAGAAACATTTCTACAACATTTCTGTAGTAATCTTTAATGTATTCTCATTTCATTTTCAGTTGATCCGTTTAATTGCAAAAGTTTtgcatattatttatttttcttatctttgtTTGACAATTGATTTACATATTAATATGTTAAAGTATACaattcatatatttatatattaagtaaaatacccctttcagaccttgcgacctatgtggcagatgatgtgaaaTTTATCTGTTACTGTGACCCGTGGTTAAAAAataaggatgtcatgtggccagcacaatactaaccgcctttactttccccatttgtcaggtacccattacaggaACATCCTAAATAATCCCTAAATGCAAAATCCCAGccttagcttttatatagctctactttcatgcttatagcatgctctgtggaccagtgggggggtgGGGATATCTGGCAGAAGGTATTtgcgtgctgcctttaggtgctcagtaagcacaactctgctagagtcgggtgtcgaacctcaagccccctcaTAATtatcaagccaagttcaagcgtacttagcctcttgaccatgcTTCCCACTGCCTtaaccgagattcaaacccgagaccccTCCATTAGGAAGCCAAGTGCTGTACCTCTAACCCACAAAGATTTAAATTCATTCATTAATATTTTGAACTAATTAATGTATACAAATTGGTTGTGAAAAATGTTGGCATTAAGCGACTTAAGCTCCTATAACATTGCAGAAGCAGTGGCTAGATAAGAAAATGGAGGCTCTTTACAAGAGAGTTCGTTGTTGTGCTAACCAATCCCCTGgactttgaaaaacaaattgacAAGGGCCATCTAGCAATTAGAAATGCTAAAATTTGTATGCAAGGGTCCTTCAGATAATAGTTTAGATAGATATTtcatccatcatggttcgataatgaccacttttgtcatccagggggctgagggctttgcactggggttttgtgcctcctcatgtggctggtgagacctatgtgagcctggaatAATAGTTTAGGTGAGGGGTGAATAGagacacatttttgtttcagcaatgaaaagaagaaaattgcaCTGATTTAGAACAATTTTGAAATgactaataaaataattgaatcCGATGTTTAACTTTATTCTtatgaaatgtaaacattttaagcgataaatcaaaacttttgttatagatctaaaatttcaaaaatttgattttaacaCAAGTATAATGACTTACTTTAAGTATAGCTGTAGTGACATTCTTTACTTCAACATGACATTGTCTTAAGACTTTAGGGGTCTTATCTGATATAATACTgatgctacttcaaaaaagaagatggttacgtcctacgcgtcatgcattcagtacTATCATATGGTAaacatttctgttgtttttcaCTCCTTCTGCTGGCATATAAATGTATtctatgattttgttttgttgtatttgCCAGGTAAACATTTACTTTTGAGCGAGCCAGTGGAGGCTGTGGACCTCAAGGCAATGTGTACTAAG from Biomphalaria glabrata chromosome 9, xgBioGlab47.1, whole genome shotgun sequence encodes the following:
- the LOC106071904 gene encoding cell division cycle 7-related protein kinase-like; amino-acid sequence: MDVDKSLTEELVKNEKENETLAENERIIHEEVVISVTDGDSSFSDEDELTTRCMPKSTNCAPANDAINVLYQAVPELANHFSITCKIGEGAFSCVYLAQLKHYPEVKEMFALKHIIPTTHPSRIQNELNCLLKIGGCDNVIDIKLCLRHRDHVVFVMPIFLHDKFQDYLYSFGVDEAREYMKNLLIALRRVHQFNIIHRDIKPSNFLYNRQQKRYALVDFGLASGPMLIDRDADKLRKTLPTAGAPPSDSTIRVALSPSKFDPSCSRANVYKCKKPSTAVKNQLMKKKDHPSFDSSHICDCFGKAQVCSVCVARPNQVAARAGTAGFRSPEVLMKYTEQGTAVDIWSAGVIFLSILSARYPFFRAEDDIGYLAQIISVLGSEPCVQAASSIGKHLLLSEPVEAVDLKAMCTKLRMSQMSVKLGTSSQFQQIVKSWKAMSDEPYDLLSKMLDPNPHTRITAEDALNHPYFTNS